The following proteins are co-located in the Cyprinus carpio isolate SPL01 chromosome B19, ASM1834038v1, whole genome shotgun sequence genome:
- the LOC109088527 gene encoding 60S ribosomal protein L30 — protein MVAAKKAKKSLESINSRLQLVMKSGKYVLGYKQSQKMIRQGKAKLVILANNCPALRKSEIEYYAMLAKTGVHHYSGNNIELGTACGKYYRVCTLAIIDPGDSDIIRSMPDQQQPGEK, from the exons ATGGTGGCTGCAAAGAAAGCG AAAAAGTCCCTGGAGTCCATTAACTCCAGACTGCAGCTTGTGATGAAGAGCGGTAAATACGTTCTCGGATACAAGCAGTCTCAGAAAATGATTCGCCAAGGAAAAGCCAAGCTGGTAATCCTTGCCAACAACTGTCCCGCTCTGAG gaAATCTGAGATTGAGTACTACGCTATGTTGGCCAAAACCGGAGTCCATCATTACAGTGGAAACAACATTGAGCTCGGCACAGCCTGTGGCAAATACTACAGGGTGTGCACACTGGCCATCATCGACCCTG GTGATTCTGACATAATCAGAAGCAtgccagaccagcagcagccggGGGAGAAGTAG